One segment of Brassica napus cultivar Da-Ae chromosome C3, Da-Ae, whole genome shotgun sequence DNA contains the following:
- the LOC106386969 gene encoding protein OXIDATIVE STRESS 3 LIKE 2-like: protein MSTEMDRIESYVLNVSGDHLYQSSSESFSSPSSSIGKNSDDDDGEDGVGENEAESPYKCPLDLMESLEEALPVRKGISNYYNGKSKSFTNLAAGAASALACSSSMKDLAKPENPYSRRRRNLLCHQISDNKTTPRGKILKKHIMSSSRSALALAMAVAAGVIAEEGSSSGGDSSTGTSPTITGSPPRKMMLPPLHPRSQMSFGNLESSQSSTGFCAWRSYSVADIPRCVPTTANGIGSTES, encoded by the exons ATGTCGACTGAGATGGATAGAATTGAATCTTACGTGTTAAATGTCTCCGGTGATCATCTGTATCAATCTTCTTCTGAGTCtttctcttcaccttcttcttctaTTGGGAAGAACAGCGACGACGATGACGGGGAAGATGGTGTCGGAGAGAATGAAGCTGAGTCTCCGTACAAATGTCCTCTTGATTTGATGGAATCTCTCGAAGAAGCCTTGCCCGTTAG GAAAGGGATATCGAATTATTACAATGGAAAGTCAAAGTCTTTCACGAATTTAGCTGCGGGTGCTGCGTCGGCGTTGGCTTGTTCATCTTCGATGAAAGACTTGGCGAAGCCGGAGAATCCTTACAGTCGTCGTCGGAGGAACCTCCTTTGCCATCAGATTTCAGACAACAAGACGACTCCACGTGGAAAGAtcttgaagaaacacatcatgAGCTCGAGCAGGAGCGCGTTGGCGCTTGCCATGGCGGTTGCTGCCGGGGTGATTGCGGAAGAAGGATCTTCCTCGGGCGGAGACTCGTCGACGGGAACAAGTCCGACGATCACTGGATCCCCTCCGAGGAAGATGATGCTTCCCCCGCTGCATCCTAGGAGTCAAATGTCTTTTGGTAATTTGGAGTCTTCTCAGTCGTCAACGGGTTTTTGTGCGTGGAGATCGTATTCGGTGGCTGATATTCCGAGGTGTGTTCCGACGACGGCGAATGGTATTGGGTCCACTGAGTCGTAG